The DNA region CGATATGCCGGTGACCCATGCGCAGTAGCTTGGAGGTGGCGTGATGTGCGGTGGCGTAGTGGTCGCTGTCGATGGACGGGATGGTAATGCCAGGAAAGCGGCTGCCGAAGATGATTGCGGGCTGTTTTTGGTCGTGGAACCACTGCTGGATCGGGCGTGGGCATTGGTGGAGCAACCAGATGACACTCGGGTTTGCTTCTGTCAGTTCGGTCAAGGCGCGTTCTACCGATGAGTGGCGGAAGGCCTGGGTAGTTTGGACATCGACGGTGATTTGGCTCGAGCTCAAGAGGTGGCGCAGCCGTGCGAGCTGGCCGAGGAATTGCTCGGTGGATTGGTGTTCGGCATTTGGGGTTACGACGACGCAGCGCTTGGGGACGTTGGGGTGTGGCGAGGTCGGTCGAACCCGGATCTCGCGTCTGCGTGAGCGATCGGGTGGGTTGATGGTGCCGTCTTCGGTCAGGATATGGAGGGCCTCGCGGACGCAATTGCGACTGATGAGGAGTTTCTCCGCGAGTCTGCGCTCGCTTGGTAAGCTGGTGGTGTAGACCCCTGAGATGATCATTTCTTTGATCAGACAGGCGGCCTGAGCTGACTTGTTTTGAGGAAGGGGCATGTGCGAGGCGGAAGTTTGAGTGTGGCGGGCCGGCGCGGAAATCGAAACATACTGGTTCTTATTTGGTACCAGATCGCGTGGGTTCATTCCAAATGAACGGTCAGCGCTGCGCAAACGGGGGCAATTGCCGGTGGGGAGACACAAAAAATCCGCCGACCTCGACGTGCTGGGCACGGAGATCGGCGGACTGGATGGAGGAGAGGGAGGGGATGACCGCTCAATGCGTCTTACTCAGAGGTGCCGATCTGGGCGTTGACGACGATGCGACGGTCGTAGGTGAAGGTGACTCCGATGTGCTCAACGGGCTCCGGGTCGAGGCCTTCGGCCTGTTGGGTGACGCGGAGGGTGTACTGGCCGGATTCGCCGAGGTATTTGCCGAGGTTGGAAATACGGACCTGGCGGGACTGCGGAGCGTCACCGATGACCGTGCCGCCGAGGATCTGGGTGGCGTTGTTGTTTGGATCGATGATTTCCACGCTCCAGTTGTCTTTTGCGTAGAGGTTGTCGATGTTGATTTTAATGGGATCGAACTGTCGGTAGGTTTCGCCGCCTTCAATCCCGGCGCTGGACTCGAAGTATGCATTGGCGACGGGCCAGACTTGGACCGAGTGGGAGTCTGCCATGGTGGCGGAGGCGCTGTCGGTGGCTGGGTTCCAGATGCTGAAGGTTTCCGTACCCGCGACTTGTTCCCAGTCGTCGCTGACGAAGCCCGAGCTGAAGCTGGCGGGGCTTGCCATCATGGTCGAGAGGGCGGACGAGACGTCTGTGGCGTCGGCGTAGTCGGTGGTGTAGGCCGACGGATGGGCGAAGGTGTCGGCGGGGTAGGGTTCCTTGTTGTAGAGCAATGTGAGCTGGGTGGCCGCGGCGCTGTGGTAGGCTGGGCTGATGCCGTCGATCTGAACCGAGTAGCCCTTGTCCACGCGGGTGCGGGGATTGGTCGGGGTGTCGTTCGGGTCTGGTGTGATGACGACGACTTCCGGGCTGTAGAAGCCATTGACGACCGTGGTGTCGAGCAGCTTTTGCTCAGCGGTTTCGGTGTTGATCGACCAGAGTTCGAAGGTGGCGTCGCCGTAGAGGATGGGGAGGGGGGCATTGGTCGAGCCGGCTTCGCCCAGATCGTTGAGTGCCGCGCGGACTTCTTCGCCGAACTCGTTGGTTTGGATTTGGATGATTTGGTTTTTGTGTTTGCTGTCGGTATTGGCGGATGCGGCCAGTGTGGACAGAGCAACAAGGACCAGAGAGCTTGGGATGAGGGGATTAGTTTTCATCGGAGGAGTGGGCGCGTGGGGGGAGGACTGAGACCGGGTTGTTGTTGAAGGTGGCGATGGCGACCCGTTTGGATTTGGCGAGGTGTTTGCGTTGGCTGGTGCTCAGTGGGCTGTTGCCTTTGATGTTGTTCACGGTGACGGGGAAATTGCCGAGCCATGAGCGGTTGTAGCGCAGGAACTCGGACCACGTGACGTAGACGCCGCTTGGTTTGTCCGGGAATTTGTCAGCCAACTTTTCGGGCTGGGAGAGAACCGAGCTCTTGGGGACTGCGGTCCAGCGCTGGCCATCGTTGAGGATGGTCATCCCGTTGAGCATCGACTGGTTTTGCTTGGCCGGATTGAAGGCCGAGCCCTTTTGTGTGTTGTGGACTCGTTCCAAATGGGCGGCGCGAGCTTCCAGTGTCTGGTGGGCCAGCTGGGTCTTGGTAGGCTGTGGGGCCGCGTAGGTGGTGGGCAGAACCGCGGCAGCCAGCAGAAGGGGAAGAAAGCGGGAGGTGCGCATCGTCGGGCAGAGGGCTTACGGTTGTTTCTTCGAGAAGGTGAGCAGGATGGCCAGATCCTGGAGGTCGAAGCCACGGCTGTCGTAGTCGTTGAAATCAAAGAGATAGATCACATCGAGAGGGCCGAGAGTGATGAGACCGGTTTCCGCGCTGACGTATGGTGAGAGGTAGTCTTCGACGCCTTGCTGGATCTCGTAGGCGGGGTCGATCTGAGGTGCTTTGTCGCCATCGCGCAGTGCGATCACATTGGGAGTGGTGTTCCAGGAGACGTACCAGGAGGTCCAGCTACTTGGATCCGGTCCTGTGCGCAGCGCACCGCGGCCGGCGGCGTTGATGCTGGTTCCGGCCTCCAGGATGTCCTCGTAGACCACGCTTGATGGGGAGACCATCGGCTGGTTGCCGTGGAAAACATTGACCCAGCCCGAGCCATTGTGGAGCGAGCCATTGACGTAGTAGAAGGTGGTCTCGGTTCCCCAGCCGGCTCCGACGATGCGGGCTTCGACGTGGACGTCGGTTTTCGCGACGAGCGTGTCGCCTTCGAAGTCGATGAGGTCGTCGAGAGACACGGGGTAGCTCACATTCCACGTGAGCGACGGGGTGTCGCCGACGTTGACGCGGTCTTCCGAGGCTGAGAGGTTGCCTACCCAGTCATTGGCTTGGGTGGAGCCGTCGTTAGCGAGAGCGGGGAGAGTTGCGGCGAGTGCGCAGAGCGAGGAGACGAGGAGTTTGCGGTTCATGATGTGTGCATGGGGTTGGATGGAGCAAACTCTGTAATCCGTTGAGAGACATTGCGGTATCAGTATCAGGTTTCGGGCGTGCCGATTTCGAAGATTGGCGATGATTTATGGTTTTTATGGCTCACTGTTTGTCATGTGATGCTTTGTTTCTGTGCGGTGAGCGATGGGTTGTGTTGAGTGGCAGGATTCCGCTATGGTGGCGATATGACCGAAAGCAGTGAGCGCGTGATGATCCCTGGAATGGATGGACAAACCAATGTGCTCACGTTGCGACCCGAGCCGGGTGTGGCGGTGCGGGGAGGTTGGCTTTTCGTGCACGGGCATGGCGAGTATGCACGCCGTTACGTGGAGTTGTTTGCCGATTCGGTGGCGGCCGGCTGGGTGGTGGTGATCCCGGATTTGCCTGGCCACGGGTTATCGGATGGCAAGCGTGGTCACTTGCGATCGTTTGGTGAACTGGCTGCGTTGTTTCGCTGGTGCGAGCAGACATTGGCCGACGAGGTGGGGGGAGACGAGCGGATTGTGCTCGGTGGGCACTCGATGGGTGGACTGGTGGTCGCGTGGTTGGTGGCGACTGGCGTGGTACGTCCGGCGGCGGTGTGGATGGGTTCGCCTTTGTTGGATCCTTCTTACAACAAACCCTGGGCGTTGGTGGCGATGGCGCGGGTACTCGATGTGTTGTGCCCGCGGATGGTCATTTCCAACGGAGTGGATGAGTCCCATTGTTACGCATTGGAGGTGGGCGATTCGCCTGAGATGCGTGAGGATGTGGATCCGGATGCGGACAAGTTCGAGCGCGAGGAGATGGTGCACCGATGGATTTCGATGCGCTTGGGCATGGAGTTGCTGCGCGCTGCCGATGAGGTGTGGCGCGTGGTGCCGGCGGCGTGGCCCAAGGGTGTGCCGTTGGTTTTCACCCAGGGGGCGAAGGATCCGGTATGCCCGGTGGAAGTGGCGCGCCAGTTTGTTGACCAGATGGCGGCGGGTGGGCACGTGGACGTGCGCTTCCACGAGATGGAAGATGCGCTGCACGAGCCGCATCGCGACGCGCATCGCGAGCAGTTGTTGGAGGCGGTGCGCAGTGTGCTGGAGCAGTGGGTGCCGGTTACAGAAGCAAACGCATCGGAACCATCTCCGAGTACGTGAAGCCGAACTCTTGGAAGAACTTCTGTGATTCGACGGAGATGCGGTCGGTGAGCAAGGTGATGCGTGAGACTTCTTTCTTGCGGCTGAAGTCGATCACGTAGTTGAGCAGTTTGTGGCCGAATCCGTGGCCGCGCTCATGTGGAGCGATGACGAGGTCTTCCAAAACCAGGGCAAACCCGCCGAGCGCAGTGGACACGGTGAACAAAACATTCGCCATGCCGACCACGCGCCCCTGATGACGTACGACAAATACGCGCCCGCGACTTGGGTTTTCGATCAACAGGCGCAGGCCTTTGCGCTGGGCTGCTGGGTTGGGATCGAAGTCGGCTTCCAGTTCAAACAAATCGACCAAGAGATCGACGAGTTCCGGGAGGTCGTCCAGGGTGGCGGCGGTGATGATCGCCTCTTCGGCTTTAGCGGAGGATGTGGCCATAGTCGGGGTTGTTGGGGGCGAGGATAGGAAATGGTCCGCGCTCCTGCAAGAGCCATGACTCATTGGGCTCCGGAGCTTGGCCCAATGGCCGATCAGACATCCGAGCGTACCACGTCTTCCTTGAGGTGGTTGATGATGAACATCTGGCGGTCCGGGGTGTTCTTGCCCATGTAGAAGGCGAGGGTTTCCTTGATGTGTTCCGCTTCGTCGAGGGTGACCGGTTGGAGTCGCATGTCGGGGCCGATCATGTGGTGGAACTCATCAGGAGAGATTTCACCGAGGCCCTTGAATCGTGTGATTTCCGCCTTGGCTCCAAGGGCTGCGATGGCGTTGGCACGCTCTTCTTCCGTGTAGCAATAGCGGGTCTCCTTTTTGTTGCGGACGCGGAAGAGCGGTGTCTCAAGAATGTAGAGATGACCGGCTTCCACCATCTCGCGGAAGAACTGAAGGAAGAAGGTAAGCAGCAACAAACGAATGTGCATGCCGTCGACGTCGGCATCGGTTGCGATGACGACTCGCTGGTAGCGCAGGCCTTCAATACCGTCCTCGATATTGAGGGCGTGTTGGAGCAGGTTGAACTCCTCGTTCTCGTAGACGATTTTCCGGCTCAGGCTGTAGGAGTTGAGCGGCTTCCCGCGGAGAGAGAAGACTGCCTGGGTTTCGGCGTCGCGGGATTTGGTGATCGATCCGGATGCGGAATCGCCCTCGGTGATGAAGATGGTGGTTTCCGCGCGGCGCTTGTGTTTGCTGTCGAGGTGGGCGCGGCAGTCCCGCAGCTTTTTGTTATGAATCTTCGCTTTGCGTGCGCGTTCGCGGGCGAGTTTCTGGATGCCTTTGAGTTCCTTGCGTTCTTTTTCGGCGGCGACGATGCGTTTTTGAATGGCTTCGGCGACCTTTGGGTTCTGGTGGAGGTAGTTGTCCAGATGGAGCTTCAGGAAGTTGCTGACGAACGTGCGGATGGTTTCGCCGTCCGGGGCAATATTGGTGGATCCGAGCTTGGTCTTGGTTTGGGATTCGAAGACCGGCTCCTGGATACGCACTGAGACCGCGGCTGTGAGGCCGGCGCGGATGTCCGCCGGGTCGTAGTTTTTCTTATAAAACTCACGCAGGGTTTTGACGATGCCTTCGCGGAATGCGGCGAGGTGGGTGCCGCCCTGGTGGGTGTTCTGGCCGTTGACGAACGAGAAATAGTCCTCGCCGCTGGTAGCGGTATGGGTGAAGGCGACTTCGATGTCCGTATCCGCCAGATGAATGGCGGGATAGATCGAGTCTTCCTTCATCTCTTCCTTCAAAAGATCGAGCAGGCCATTCTTCGAGCGGAAGCGCTTGCCGTTGAAGATGAGCGTGAGGCCCGTGTTGAGATAGGAATAGTGGCGGCACATGCGCGCGACGATTTCTGGTCGGACGCGGGTACGGCTTGGGAAAATGGTGCGGTCGACGTTGAAGGCGAGGCGTGTGCCCGACGGATCGTCGCTCTTCTTGGCGCGCTTCATTTCCTCGACCACTTCGCCCTGGGAGAAGTGGATCGCGCGGGTCGAGCCTTCCCGATAGGCCTGGATTTCAAATGACTCGGAGAGCGCGTTGACCGCCTTGATACCGACACCGTTGAGGCCGACGGATTTTTTGAATGCTTCCGAATCGTACTTTGCACCGGTGTTGATTTTGGCGGCGCAGTCCATCAGTTTGCCTAATGGGATGCCGCGGCCGAAGTCGCGCACTTCCACCCGGCCCTCGTCATCGATATCGATTTGCACTTCGCGGCCGAAGCCCATGACGAACTCATCGATGGCGTTGTCGATGACCTCTTTGAGCAGGATGTAGATGCCGTCGTCGTAGGACGTGCCATCGCCGAGTTTTCCGATGTACATCCCGGGGCGCATGCGGATGTGCTCCTTCCAATCGAGCGAGCGGATGCTGTCTTCGGTATAGTTGTGGGATGCTGCGTCGGCCATGGTCGTGCATGATGCCCGCTGGGGGCTGGGGGATCAAGTGTTTAGGAGGTGTGAAATAGTAGCCTGTGGGGATTCGTCGGCGCGTGGTGTGGATTGGGGGCGTAATCGATGGATGACGGGGCCGGTGGTGCTTCGGTCGGGGGATTTAAAATGTGCTGCGAATGGCGTGCCGATGGTTCTGGTTGGTGATCATGATTGCGTCGGCAGGGTGTCAGGGCCCGGAGCCGCCGGGGAGCGCTGTGGGCGCGGGGCGCATGGATGTTGATGCAATGAGAGCCGGCGGGTTGTATGTCGTTTTGCCCCGGCGCGACCCGTGGGTGCCGCGAGGAACCTGGGCGATGGTGGAAGACGAGTCATTATGGGTTCCAGCAGGGGATCTAATGCCACCTGAATCGTGCTTTGGTCCGGTGCACGGAGAGGATGCTCTTGAGCAGATGGCGCGTTGCTCCATGGTGGAGCATTTTGATGTGAGGAGGGTGCCGCTGGAGCAGGCACTGCAAGAATTGCGGATGCGCTCCGAGTGCTGGGCGGCTGCCTTTGGCTATGAGCCGATGGTGTTTGAGACGCGTTATTCGCTCAAGCGGATGCCGGTGACTCTGGTGGCGAGCCGCAGTTCGATCCACTCCATCTGCCAAATGTTGGCCGACCAAGTGGGCGGTGCGTTGGAGTACCGCCACGGGGCGGTTTACATCAGCGGATGTCCATTTCCTGAGGAGTATTGAATGGCGGGGCAAAGAAAAAGCCCGCAGCTCGGGAGAGGTGCGGGCTTCAGGTGAATCGATGGGCGGTTACAGCTCCGACTTCTTGGCGCGCGAGCGCAGGACGAAGTTGAGCGGCAGACCTTTGTACGGCAGCCGGTCGCGGATCTGGTTTTCCAGGTAGCGTTGGTAGCTGTCGCTCATCAGGCTTTCGTTGTTGATGAAGAGCACGAAAGTCGGCGCGGCGATTTGAGTCGGGCGCTCCGGCTTGGTCATGGTGACGTAGAGCAGCTTGAGGCGCTTCTTCTTGCCGATGAGCGGTGGCGGGTTCTTGGCCATCGCTTTCTTGAACAATCGGTTCAACTCACCAGTGCCCAGCTTGTGCTTCGAGGCACCACGGATTTTGTCGATGGTGTGGAAGATACGTGGCAGGAACTCACCGGTCTTGGCGGAGACGGCAACGAATGGCGCGTAGTGGAGGAAGAATAACTCGCGGCTGACGTGTTCGCTGATTTCCTCCATGCGGGCGCGGTGTTCGCCGTCCGGGTGGAAGAGATCGAACTTATTGAGGACGATGAAGCAGGGCTTGCCTTCGTCGAGGATGATGCGTGCGATTTTGCGGTCCTGGGCGGTGACGCCTTTCGAGCAATCGATGACCAGAGCGCAGATATCCGCACGGCGGATCGACGATTCGGTGCGCATTGCGGAGAAGACTTCGACCGATGTGTCGCGGCGCGAGCGTGGGCGCAGGCCGGCGGTGTCGATCAGCGTGTAGTCCATTTCGTTGAACGTGAACGGCACGTCGAATGCGTCGCGGGTGGTGCCGGCGACGTCGGAAACGATGGCACGCTGGTCGCCAAGCAGGGCGTTGACCATGCTGGATTTGCCGACATTTGGTTTGCCGACGATGGCGAGCTGGATCGGGCGCTTGGAGGCGTCTTCTTCCGCTTCGGCATCGCGGGCTTTGTCGCGGTCGACGGCGACGCCTTGATCGGCGAGGATGCGGTCGATTTCTTTGACCAGGTGGTCGAACCCGCGGCCGTGGGCGGCAGAGACGGCAATTGGATCCTCGAAGCCCATGGCGGCGAACTCATCGACGCGGCGATCGTGCACGGATTCGTCGATTTTGTTGACGACCATGCGCACCGGGCGGCCGGACTGGCGCAGGTCTGCGGCGAGAGTTTGGTCGATTGGGTGAGGTCCTTCCTGGCCGTCGAGGATGAAAAGAATGAGGTCGGCGGTCTGAATGGCGACTTCTGTTTCTGCTCGGACTTGTTCCGAGAACCCGTCGTCGAGGGTGGCGCCGATACCCCCGGTGTCGATGAGCAACGCGCGCGACTTGGTGGCGCGGCATTCGGTGGCGAGGCGGTCACGGGTGACGCCTGGCTGGTCGTGAACGATGGCGAGGCGGCGCTTCGAGAGTTTGTTGAAGAGCGCGGACTTGCCGACATTCGGGCGGCCGACAATGGCGATCACCGGGATGTCTTCACTGCGGTGGACGTCCTTTTTGGATTCGGGCTGGGCTGCTTGGTCTGACATGGGTCGACGGGAAAAGTGGTCGGTGTCCGCACGTGGCGGAGCGTGGCATCATGCGCTGGGCTCGGATTCGGCCGGATGGATCTGGCGGAGGAACCCGCGCATGTAGATGATCGAGGAAATGGCAGTGAACAACCCGGCAAACGCGACAATGTAAGTCGGGTGGTCCCACTGCAGGAGAACCCAAGATATAGCCGCGATTTGGCCGATCGTCGCAATTTTTCCTGACCAATGTGGGTCGATTTCCACTTTTCCGTGGACCAGTTTGATCAGGATGGCGCCCGCGATCAGGCTGAGGTCGCGCGAAATGACCAGAATCGGGAACCACAGCGGGAAGTGGTAGGGCCACGGGGTGAAGCTCAGCACGAGGATGGCCGAGAGCATCAATGCCTTGTCGGCCAGTGGGTCGAGCCAACGACCGAGAAAACTTTCCTGATGGAACTTGCGCGCGATGAAGCCGTCGATCCCGTCGCTGATCGAAGCGGTGGCAAAGGCCGCCATGGCGCCGTAGCGGTAGGCCTCGACCGCAGCTCCAGCCCGCACCGACTCCGCGTAGTAAATCGCAAAGCCCACAAATACCGGCACCAGTAGGATGCGCAGGATCGTGATCTTGGTGGCAAGCGTGACTGTCATTGGGTGAAGCGAGAAGCTATGGGATAGAATCAAGATTTCAGAGCCAAGAGGCAAGAAGGAAGCGGGCTCGTAGGAGGTACGTTTGTAGATCAAACTTGGACCAGATCCTGTTGTAGGTGGGGGTAGTGTTATTTCCAATCACCTCATATTTTAACAATTTGTTCGGATCGGATTGACCTCTCTCTCAGTGGACTGCTCTGTTGGAGCCTATGAGTAACAAATTGAAATTTGGAGCTGCTTCGTTGCTGGCGATGGCGTTTTGCGCAGCAACTTTCACCTCACATGCCGAGCAGGTGGCGCCAGCTTCGGAGGGTAGAGATGTGCAGATCGTGGCGAAGGTTGTGCCGTTTATCCTTACAGATCAGTCAGGGAACTTCAGAATCGAGGTTAAGGATGATGGTTCGTTGGATCATGGCGGCAATACCATTGCGATTCTTGGAGATGGCGGACTTGTCGTCGGAACAGATGGCACCGAGATCGCCCGACTGAAACCCAATGGCCAAGTGGTGACGAGAGCGGGCGCGGTGATCGGTGAGGTTCTGGAGAACGGAAACTTGAAGATGGGTGATGGCAGAGGTGTTTCGTGGATCACGAAAGCGGCGAACG from Sulfuriroseicoccus oceanibius includes:
- a CDS encoding substrate-binding domain-containing protein; translated protein: MPLPQNKSAQAACLIKEMIISGVYTTSLPSERRLAEKLLISRNCVREALHILTEDGTINPPDRSRRREIRVRPTSPHPNVPKRCVVVTPNAEHQSTEQFLGQLARLRHLLSSSQITVDVQTTQAFRHSSVERALTELTEANPSVIWLLHQCPRPIQQWFHDQKQPAIIFGSRFPGITIPSIDSDHYATAHHATSKLLRMGHRHIGLILPDATLAGAGQAESGFNDALDQSSASAERLILRHGFNVPELISSLNHTFRRDTRPTALLIQNNHHFLTTFSHLLSIGCRIPQDVSLISMAYSSAYDYLSPSPAYYTTGTRMIRMVASAVAHATQSDRQFTPLIPEFVQGETAR
- a CDS encoding alpha/beta fold hydrolase, translating into MTESSERVMIPGMDGQTNVLTLRPEPGVAVRGGWLFVHGHGEYARRYVELFADSVAAGWVVVIPDLPGHGLSDGKRGHLRSFGELAALFRWCEQTLADEVGGDERIVLGGHSMGGLVVAWLVATGVVRPAAVWMGSPLLDPSYNKPWALVAMARVLDVLCPRMVISNGVDESHCYALEVGDSPEMREDVDPDADKFEREEMVHRWISMRLGMELLRAADEVWRVVPAAWPKGVPLVFTQGAKDPVCPVEVARQFVDQMAAGGHVDVRFHEMEDALHEPHRDAHREQLLEAVRSVLEQWVPVTEANASEPSPST
- a CDS encoding GNAT family N-acetyltransferase, translating into MATSSAKAEEAIITAATLDDLPELVDLLVDLFELEADFDPNPAAQRKGLRLLIENPSRGRVFVVRHQGRVVGMANVLFTVSTALGGFALVLEDLVIAPHERGHGFGHKLLNYVIDFSRKKEVSRITLLTDRISVESQKFFQEFGFTYSEMVPMRLLL
- a CDS encoding DNA topoisomerase IV subunit B, coding for MADAASHNYTEDSIRSLDWKEHIRMRPGMYIGKLGDGTSYDDGIYILLKEVIDNAIDEFVMGFGREVQIDIDDEGRVEVRDFGRGIPLGKLMDCAAKINTGAKYDSEAFKKSVGLNGVGIKAVNALSESFEIQAYREGSTRAIHFSQGEVVEEMKRAKKSDDPSGTRLAFNVDRTIFPSRTRVRPEIVARMCRHYSYLNTGLTLIFNGKRFRSKNGLLDLLKEEMKEDSIYPAIHLADTDIEVAFTHTATSGEDYFSFVNGQNTHQGGTHLAAFREGIVKTLREFYKKNYDPADIRAGLTAAVSVRIQEPVFESQTKTKLGSTNIAPDGETIRTFVSNFLKLHLDNYLHQNPKVAEAIQKRIVAAEKERKELKGIQKLARERARKAKIHNKKLRDCRAHLDSKHKRRAETTIFITEGDSASGSITKSRDAETQAVFSLRGKPLNSYSLSRKIVYENEEFNLLQHALNIEDGIEGLRYQRVVIATDADVDGMHIRLLLLTFFLQFFREMVEAGHLYILETPLFRVRNKKETRYCYTEEERANAIAALGAKAEITRFKGLGEISPDEFHHMIGPDMRLQPVTLDEAEHIKETLAFYMGKNTPDRQMFIINHLKEDVVRSDV
- the der gene encoding ribosome biogenesis GTPase Der; translated protein: MSDQAAQPESKKDVHRSEDIPVIAIVGRPNVGKSALFNKLSKRRLAIVHDQPGVTRDRLATECRATKSRALLIDTGGIGATLDDGFSEQVRAETEVAIQTADLILFILDGQEGPHPIDQTLAADLRQSGRPVRMVVNKIDESVHDRRVDEFAAMGFEDPIAVSAAHGRGFDHLVKEIDRILADQGVAVDRDKARDAEAEEDASKRPIQLAIVGKPNVGKSSMVNALLGDQRAIVSDVAGTTRDAFDVPFTFNEMDYTLIDTAGLRPRSRRDTSVEVFSAMRTESSIRRADICALVIDCSKGVTAQDRKIARIILDEGKPCFIVLNKFDLFHPDGEHRARMEEISEHVSRELFFLHYAPFVAVSAKTGEFLPRIFHTIDKIRGASKHKLGTGELNRLFKKAMAKNPPPLIGKKKRLKLLYVTMTKPERPTQIAAPTFVLFINNESLMSDSYQRYLENQIRDRLPYKGLPLNFVLRSRAKKSEL
- a CDS encoding CDP-alcohol phosphatidyltransferase family protein; the protein is MTVTLATKITILRILLVPVFVGFAIYYAESVRAGAAVEAYRYGAMAAFATASISDGIDGFIARKFHQESFLGRWLDPLADKALMLSAILVLSFTPWPYHFPLWFPILVISRDLSLIAGAILIKLVHGKVEIDPHWSGKIATIGQIAAISWVLLQWDHPTYIVAFAGLFTAISSIIYMRGFLRQIHPAESEPSA